Genomic DNA from Salinibacterium sp. NK8237:
TTCGTAGATCGTCAGGTCGGTCTGTTGCCACACGAGAGCGTCAAAGAACCAGATCGACTCGTAACGGTCTTCAAAGTAGGCACGCTCATCGGGATCACCCGGAACAGGGGCGAGTTGGTACGGATCGCCAAACAACACGACCTGCACGCCACCAAAGGGCTCTTTCTTGCGTTGGCGAGCCTGCCGAAGACTGCGGTCAATCGCGTCGAGAAGGTCAGCGTTGACCATCGAAACTTCATCGATCACGAGGGTTTCGATGGTGTTGAGCAGTTTGCGCAACTGATCGGTCTGTTCGAGCTCGTGATCCGCGATGACCCCGATCGGCAACCGGAATAGCGAATGGATGGTCTGGCCACCCACATTGAGCGCCGCAACACCGGTCGGAGCGCAGATCACAATCTGCTTCGACGTGTTGTGTGCGAGGTGATTGAGCAGTGTCGATTTACCCGTGCCTGCACGCCCCGTTACGAAGAGATTTTCGCGCGTCGTCTCGATCGCAGCAAAGACGGCTGCTTGCTCGGGCGAGAGGGTTATTTCGGACACCCAATCACCCTAATGCTGCTATCTACCGCTGCAGTGCCCGCGCGCCACAATCTGTGGTTCGTCTATCTCGCATCTCGGCGGTTTAGGATGTGTGAATGCGTCGCGAGCTTGTTACCTGGTCTATCGTGCTCGGGCTGATCATCGCTGCCTTCATCACGACGGTGCTGATCGTTAACGCGACCCTGTTCAGTTCGAGTGGCTATGTGCGCAGCTATCTCGCCGCCCTCGCTCGACACGACATGGCATCCGCTCTGCAAATCGCGGACATTGAACTAGCCGAAGACCTTGGGGCTTCCTCCGACGATGGCTCGGGCGCGACGCCCATCGACACCACCGGTGCCGGCTCCATCCTGTTGGCCGGCTCGCACGACCTCTTGCGCCCTTCGGCCCTCAGCACCATCGACGATGTCGATCTTGTCTCTCGTGAGGTCAACGCCGACGGCTCCGAAACGGTCACTTTCGTTTTCGAACTCGATGGCGATACCACCGAAACGACGTTCACCGTGCAGCGTGACGGAAGCCGTTTCGGCGTCTTTGCCGACTGGAAGTTCGTGACAGCGCCGCTCACGATCGTGCGCATCACCGTGGCCAACACTCAAGAGTTCAGCGCCAACGGTTCCGAGTTCGTCACGCCAGCGCAAGACGTTCCCGCACCGTACGTGGTGTTGACGCCGAGCAGCTTCGAAATCAGCCACTCTTCTACGTTCCTCACTGCTGACCCGATCACGGTGGCCGCGACAGAACCCGGCGGCACTGTTCGCGCTCGCCTAGAAGTTGTGGCGAATCAGGCCATGGTTGCCCAAGTGCAGCGCGAAGTGGACGCCGCGCTCGATGAGTGCGCCACCCAGGTCGTACTGTTGCCGACCGGTTGCCCGTTCGGCCAGCCCATGGCTAACCGCATCGTCACCACTCCCGAATGGAGCATGGCGAGCTATCCCGAAGTTTCGCTTGTGCCCGGCTCCGAGGCTGGCAGCTGGCTCATGCCGGCAACGGATGGCGCAGCGCACCTCACTGTCGATGTCCGCTCCATTTTCGACGGCTCGGTTTCCACCTTCGACAAAGACGTCAGCTTTGCGGCGAGTTACCTCGTCACCTTCGCGCCGGAGGACCAGTTGACCATCACGCCGCAGTACTAGTCGCCTCCAGCCGATAAACTGATGCCTCAGCGTCACGAAAGGTAGGACCGGTTGCAGTACTCCTCTACGCGGGGCCACGCCCTCGGCTCGTACACCGATGTCATCCTCGAAGGTCTTGCGAGCGACGGCGGGTTGGCCGTTCCTGGACCCCTTCCTCAGGTCGATTCCGCCCTGCTCGAGTCGTGGCGCGATCTGAACTTTGCTGAGCTTGCGACCGCGGTCATTGGCCTATTCGCGAACGACATTGCAGAAGACGATCTCGCGCGTATTTGCCGTGCCGCCTACGATCCGGCCAAGTTTTCGTCGAGTGAGATTGTGCCGGTCACCGCTCTCGGTGACGGTCTGACGCTTGTCGGTTTGTCAGAGGGTCCAACTCTTGCCTTCAAGGACATTGCCATGCAATTCCTTGGCGAGGCACTCGATTTCGCTCTCACGAAATCTGATGGCGTGCTCAACATTCTTGGTGCGACTTCTGGTGACACTGGTTCGGCCGCCGAGTATGCAATCCGCGGCCGGGAACGGCTCAGCGCTTTCATGCTGTCGCCCCTCGGTCGCATGAGCGAGTTTCAGCGGGCGCAGATGTATTCGCTGCAGGAGCCGAACATCCACAACCTTGTGGTCGACGGTGTTTTTGACGATTGCCAAGAGCTCGTCAAAGAACTGTTGAATGATCCTGAGTTTAAGCAGGCGCACAATTTGGGCGCGATGAACTCCATTAACTTTGGACGAATCTCCGCACAGATCGTCTATTACTTCTGGTCCTGGCTGCGCGTCACCGATGGCGTAGACGCGCCTGAGCGGGCTCACTTCGAGGTCTCTTTTTCTGTGCCGTCCGGCAACTTTGGCAACGTACTTTCGGGTCACTATGCGCGGATGATGGGCCTTCCCATTCGCAAGCTTGTCGTAGCGACAAACGAAAACAATGTCCTCGATGACTTTTTCAGGACCGGTATTTACCGCCCCAGAAACGCGGAAAACACGCTCGCAACGTCGAGCCCGTCCATGGATGTCTCTAAAGCATCCAACCTGGAGCGTTTCATCTTCGACCTACTCGGCAACGACGGAGAACGACTTCGCGCCCTCTGGCAGCAACTCGGCGACGACGGTTTTGTCGACCTCACCTCGCAGCAGTCGCGGTTCCGCGAAGAGTTCGGCATCGTGAGCGGCACGAGCACCCACCAGGATCGCATCAACACAATCCGGTCAGTCTTCGAAAGCACGCAGGTGATGCTGGATCCACACACCGCCGACGGTGTCACTGTGGCCCAGGCCCACGTTGAGCCCGGTATTCCGATGCTGGTCTTGGAGACGGCAAAGCCGGCGAAGTTCCCCGACGTTATCGCTGAGGCGCTTGGCAGCATTCCCACTACCGACGATGCCCACCGCACGATGCTCGACCTTCCGCAGCACCAGATTGATATGCCTGCGGATCCGAACGAATTGCGCGCGTACATCGCGGAGCACGCCCTGCACTCACGTTCCTAACCGGGAGCGTCTAGCGCTTAGCGAGCATCTCGTTGTAGGCGTCGAGTTCGGCATCCCCGTCACGGTCCGCCTTGCGGTCGTAACGCACGGATGCCCGACGATCGCTACGCGACCACATGATCGCCACGGAGATGGCGAGCGCGATGGTGGGGATCTCGCCAACGCTCCAGGCTATTCCGCCGCCGATGCGTTGGTCTTGAAGCGCGGTCACTCCGTTGTCCCAGCCCATCGCGCCGTACCAGTCGGCGAGTAGCAGTCCGGTGCCCGTCATGAGGCCTAAGCCGAAGAAGGCGTGGAAAGCCATGGTGGCGAGCAAGATGAGCAGGCGGATCGGGAACGCGGTTCGGTGTGGCGATGGGTCAATTCCGATGAGCGACTGCACGAACAGGTAACCAGAGGCCAAGAAGTGGATGATCATCCACTCGTGGCCGACATGGTCGGTGGAAGCCCAACGGAACAGCGGTGTGTAGTAGAAAACCCACAGCGAGACAACGAAAATGAGCGCTGCGACAACCGGATGCCCGATGACGGCCAGATAGCGCGAGTGCACGATCAGCAGAATCCACTCACGGGCTCCACGGCTGCCGTCAGTTCGTTTGGCGATCGCTCGCATCGCGAGCGTGACGGGTGCTCCCGGCACGAGCAGCACCGGAATCATCATGCCGAGCGTCATGTGCCCAAGCATGTGCATCGAGAACAGGTAGCCCTCGTACACGTTGACCCCACCATTGGTGATGTAGAACAGCAGCAGCATTCCCAGCACCCAGAACACGGTGCGGTAGATCGGCCACTTATCGCCGCGTTTGTGGAGGCGCCACACGCCGGCGAGGTAGAAGAAGATCGCGAAGGCGCAGATCAGCACCCAGATGAGGTCGAAGCTCCACAGCGTGAAAAGGTTGCTGGCAGAAACGGTCGGAGGCAGCGGGGAGCCGGTGAGGTAGGCCGCGGCGGAGGAGTCGGGCAAGTCTGCTGCCACGATCTCTGGAACGGGCGTCGGCGTCGCGGCTAGGGCGGCGGCGGCGCCGGAGGCCAGACCCATGAATGCGAGCTCAGCGGTGACAATCCACCAGAACCATCCGCGTTCTTTGCGGGGGCTGGCTTCGAGGCGGCCGATTGCATAGTTGCGGTACACAGCGCCAAAGAGGCCCAAGACAATGAGGGCAAACACCTTGACGAGCACGAGGATGCCGTAGGGCGACAGCAGGTTCGCCAAGTTCTCAACGCGAATTTCTGCACTCACATAGCCGGAGGCGGCCACCACAATGAAGCTCACGAGTGCGATGGTCGAGTAGCGGCGCAGCACGAGACTCAGGCGGTCTCGAGTGAGCGTGGGGCGGGCGATGGCGATCGCGAGAAGTCCGCCGAGCCAGAGGGCGGCAAAGACGAGGTGGAGGAAGATGGCGCTGGTGGCGGCGTCGTGGTCGGCGGTTCCGCCGCTGTGACCCTGCAACGCCATGGGGATAAGCCCCGCCACCGAGAGCACGAGCACGAAGACGAGGCCGCTCAGGTTGCGCACGGCGAAGCAGAGAACGGTCACAACGGCCGCTATAAGCACTGTGGCTAGCCAGGCTTGACCCAGTTCGGTCGAGGTAAGAAAGCTTGCGAGAACGTCGCCAAAGGCGCTGGAGAGGTCAATGGGCTGGTTGCGGACCGCCAAAAAGGTGAAAAACCCCGTAACGGCGGATGCCACAGCCCACACGGCCGCACCGGCGGCGGCAAAGTCGAGTGTGATGTTGAACTCGTCGCGCTTGGGGCTCATGGCAAAGACAGCGATCATGAGCCCGCCGATGGTCGCCGCAAGCCCGAGGTTCACGAAGAGCTTGGCAATCGGCAGCCCCCAGCGCACGACAGCACCAGGGTCAAGGAGGATCGGAACCGCGGCACCATCTCCGAACTGGAGACCGGCAACAACCGCAATGGCTGCAACAAGGATCAGCAGGGCGGGTCCGGCGATCCGGCTGATTCTTAGCACCCCTCAAGAGTACTCGCGGTTAAACGGGAGTTTGCCCGGCCGGGGACCCAAGCGAGCGCCCTCCTGGCCGAAAGGCGCAGGAAAAACAAAAAGGGCGACATCCCGAAGGATGTCGCCCTTTTAAAGTTGCTACTTAGCCCTTGGCTGCTGCCTTGAGCTTGCTGCCTGCGCTGAGCTTTACGCCGTGGCTGGCCTTGATCTCGATAGCTTCACCCGTCTGCGGGTTGCGGCCGGTGCGAGCCTCGCGGAAGGTGCGCTCTGCAGCCATCCATCCGGGGATCGAAACCTTGGTTCCTTCACCGACCGACTTCGAGAGTACGGAGAAGAATGCGTCAACGACGCCGGAAACGGCAGCCTGGCTCTGGCCAGACTCTGCGGCAACCGCCGCTACGAATTCAGTACGGTTTAGCGACTTGTCAGCCATAAGGTGGTCCTCCTCGGACGTAGTGCAGTTAGTTGTTCCGAAACGTTAGAAAACGTCGGAACCGCTTGGAATCTACCAGCTTGACTTGGTAATTCCGGGCAACTCGCCCCGGTGAGCCATTTCACGGAAGCGAACACGGGAAACACCGAACTGCTTGAGGTATCCACGGGGACGTCCGTCAATGGCGTCGCGACCGCGTACGCGGATCGGCGAAGCATCGCGGGGGAGCTTCTGAAGTCCGAGGCGTGCAGCCTCGCGTGACTCGTCAGTTCCGTTGATGTCGACGAGAGCCTTCTTCAGCTCGAGACGACGCTCGGCGTAACGCGCAACGATAACTTTGCGCTGTTCGTTCTTTGCAATCTTGCTCTTCTTAGCCATGTTTAGCGCTCCTCGCGGAATTCAACGTGCTTGCGAACCACCGGGTCGTACTTCTTGAGTACGAGGCGGTCGGGGTTGTTGCGACGGTTCTTGCGCGTCACATAGGTGTAGCCCGTTCCAGCAGTTGAACGGAGCTTGATGATCGGACGTACGTCCTGTGCCTTTGCCATTAGATTTTCTCCCCACGTGCAAGGAGGTCCTTGACAACGGATTCGATGCCACGAGCGTCAATTACCTTGATGCCCTTTGCGGACAGCTGAAGCGTTACGTTGCGGCGAAGCGACGGTACGTAGTACGTCTTCTTCTGGATGTTCGGGTCGAAACGACGCTTGGTGCGACGGTGCGAGTGCGAGATGTTGTGTCCGAAGCCGGGAATGGCGCCGGTCACTTGGCAGGTTGCTGCCATGGTGATACTCCTGTTCTAGTTACCGTAAGGACAAAGCCTTACCCAAGATCACTTGTCGGCACACACACTGCATTCTTCTCACACCCGTGTTTTCACACGAATTCGATCAGGGTGGGATGTGTGTACGAGAGCGGAAGATACCGCTCGATCAACGGTATATGTTACGTGCTAGAGCACGCCGGGCACAAGCCGAAAACGTCAACAATGTGATGCGGATCGGTAAAGCCGTGTTCTGCGGCCACATTTTTGGCCCACTGCTCTACGGCATCCGCCTTGATTTCCACGGTTGTTCCGCACTCGCGGCAGATCAAATGGTGGTGGTGCGAGTCGGGCGTACAGGCCCGAAAGAGGCTCTCGCCATCTTGCTGGAGCGAATCGGCGTCCCCTTCTCCCGCGAGGTCTGCCAGGGCGCGATAGACAGTCGCGAGGCCAATCGAACTGCCCGCTTCGCGCAGCGCTGTGTGCAACGACTGCGCGCTCACGAAACCCTCTGACTGGGTCAGAGCATTCCTTACCGCTTCTCGCTGCCAAGTGTTGCGCTTCATAGTGACCACTCTAACTATTTCCCCGCCGGGGTAGCTGTGATCAGTTCAGCTCCGGATGCGCGGCCCACGCTGCGGCGACCCCCACGAGCGCGGCGCGCGCCGATCACCCGGCAGACCAGGTAAATCAGGAACGAAATCGTCGTAATGTACGGACTAATCGGCAACGAGCCACCGATCGCTAACAGAACGCCGCCGGTTGCTGAAACAAAGCCGAAGATCATGCTGAGCACAGGAACCAGGCGCGGCGACGACGAAACCTGCATCGCGGCCGCAGCCGGCGTCACGAGCAATGCCATCACGAGTAATGCGCCGATGATTTGCACTGCGACAGCCACCATGAGGCCGAGCAGCACCATGAACCCGAGCGAGAGCATCCGCGAAGGAACACCGCGGGCCGCAGCAACCTCAGGGTCGAGACTGTCGAAGGTCAGCGGGCGCCAGACGACGAACAACGCCGCCAGCACGACAACACTGATCACGATCAGCAGGCCCAATTGCTCGCTATCGACCGAAATGATTTGGCCGGTGAGGAGCCCAAACTTGTTGGCACTGCGTCCGGTGTAGAGCGCCAGAAACAGGATGCCAAGGCCCATCCCAAACGGCATGAGCACACCAATAATCGAATTTCGATCGCGAGCCTTCGCCCCGAGCATCCCGATCAGAATCGCTGCAACGAGCGAGCCTGCAATTGAACCGGCCACCACATTGGCACCGAACAGCAGGGCGGCGGCGGCTCCCGCGAAGGAGAGTTCGCTGATGCCGTGCACCGCAAATGCCATGTCGCGCTGCATGACGAAAACACCAATGAGCCCGCCAGCGATTCCGAGCACCGCCGCTGCGACGAGAGAGAACCGCACGAGGTTCAGCAGCGCGCCATAGTCACTGAAATTGACGACTTGGGCCCAGAAATCTGCGAAAGTCACGCGATCTCCTCCTCATGGTGGTGGTCGCCGTGAGGGGTGCCGGCCACAATGACGCGGCCGCCCACGCGCACGACCTCAACGGGAGTGCCGTAGAGCTCAGTGAGGACCTCGCTGCGAAGCACCTCATCTGGCGTGCCGATCATGAACTTTCCGCCGGCCAGATACAGGATGCGGTCGACCATACTTAAAATCGGGTTAACGTCGTGCGTCACAAAAATGACCGCGGTGTCGTGCTCCCGGCGACGACGATCGATGAGCTCGGAAACCCCGCGCTGGTGCTGCAGGTCGAGGCTCAGTAGCGGTTCGTCGCACAGCAACAAGACTGGATCGGCCGCAAGAGACTGAGCGACCCGCAAACGTTGCTGCTCGCCGCCAGACAGCGAACCGAGGGGCTGGCCCGCGTAGTCGGTCGCACCGACGTCAGCGATCAGTTCATCGACGCGAACACGCACGCTGTGGGGGAGCGTTGGCACCCCAAAGCGGTGACCATTCACCCCGAGCGTCACGAGATCGCGACCACGCAGGGGAGTTCCAGGGGCGGCAAGTTTCTGCTGTGGAATGTAGCCAATGCAGCGATCCCCGCGGTGAACCGGATGCCCGTTCACCGAGATCGTGCCCGAATCCAGCTTCTGCTGGCCCAGAATCGTCTTCAGCAAACTCGACTTACCGGAACCATTCGAGCCAAGCACCGCGACAAACTCGCCAGGCGCAACATCGAGATTGAGCCCAGACCAGAGCGTGCGCGACCCAAAGCCGAGCACCCCATTACGGATGCTCAGCACGGGTGTTTCAGGTGCAGTGCCGTTTACGGCAACTGCTGGGGCGCTCGTCACGCGGTTGCCCTGCTCATTAAGCAAGGGCCTCCGCGAGAGCATCGAGGTTTGACGTCATCCATTCGACATAGTCTGACCCCTCGGGCAGCGTCTCGGTGAACGACACCACCGGAAGTCCCGCCTCGACAGCGGCGTCACGCACGCGTTCCGTTTCGGGGCTCGACGTCTGGTCGTTGTAGGCCAAGAGCGCGACGTGGTCATCTTCTACCAGCGCGAGCACCTCAAGAAGTGCCGACGGCGGCACATCGGTGCCTTCCTCGATCGCCTCAGTGAAATCGCTCGGGGTGTCATTGTGCAGGCCGACCGCTTGAAGCAGGTAGACGGCGACAGGTTCAGTAATAGCTACCCCCCGGCCCTCCGCAGTTTCGGCGATCGTGTCAGCCTGGGCCTCAAGATCCGCAAGGTCAGAGAGGTAACCGGCAAGGTTGGTGTCAAACATGTCGGCGTCGTCGGGGCTGAGCGAAGTCAGCTCCTCGGTGACGTGCTCGGCGATGTGCTCCATGGCATGGAAGCTGTACCAGACGTGCTCGTTGAAGCCCTCGATGTGGTCGTGGCCGTCATCCGTGCTGTGATCGTCATCGGTTTCTTCGTCGGCATGGTCTTCATCATCGAGAAGGCCCGACTCATCAACCGCGGTCACAAGAATGGCGCCTGCTCCGGCAGCTTCGTAGAGCGCTTCCGCGAAGGGGTCGTAGCCGCCGCCGTTCACGATCACGAGTTCTGCCTCAGAGACGGCGAGCTGGTCG
This window encodes:
- a CDS encoding cytochrome c oxidase assembly protein, which translates into the protein MLRISRIAGPALLILVAAIAVVAGLQFGDGAAVPILLDPGAVVRWGLPIAKLFVNLGLAATIGGLMIAVFAMSPKRDEFNITLDFAAAGAAVWAVASAVTGFFTFLAVRNQPIDLSSAFGDVLASFLTSTELGQAWLATVLIAAVVTVLCFAVRNLSGLVFVLVLSVAGLIPMALQGHSGGTADHDAATSAIFLHLVFAALWLGGLLAIAIARPTLTRDRLSLVLRRYSTIALVSFIVVAASGYVSAEIRVENLANLLSPYGILVLVKVFALIVLGLFGAVYRNYAIGRLEASPRKERGWFWWIVTAELAFMGLASGAAAALAATPTPVPEIVAADLPDSSAAAYLTGSPLPPTVSASNLFTLWSFDLIWVLICAFAIFFYLAGVWRLHKRGDKWPIYRTVFWVLGMLLLFYITNGGVNVYEGYLFSMHMLGHMTLGMMIPVLLVPGAPVTLAMRAIAKRTDGSRGAREWILLIVHSRYLAVIGHPVVAALIFVVSLWVFYYTPLFRWASTDHVGHEWMIIHFLASGYLFVQSLIGIDPSPHRTAFPIRLLILLATMAFHAFFGLGLMTGTGLLLADWYGAMGWDNGVTALQDQRIGGGIAWSVGEIPTIALAISVAIMWSRSDRRASVRYDRKADRDGDAELDAYNEMLAKR
- a CDS encoding metal ABC transporter ATP-binding protein, with translation MLSRRPLLNEQGNRVTSAPAVAVNGTAPETPVLSIRNGVLGFGSRTLWSGLNLDVAPGEFVAVLGSNGSGKSSLLKTILGQQKLDSGTISVNGHPVHRGDRCIGYIPQQKLAAPGTPLRGRDLVTLGVNGHRFGVPTLPHSVRVRVDELIADVGATDYAGQPLGSLSGGEQQRLRVAQSLAADPVLLLCDEPLLSLDLQHQRGVSELIDRRRREHDTAVIFVTHDVNPILSMVDRILYLAGGKFMIGTPDEVLRSEVLTELYGTPVEVVRVGGRVIVAGTPHGDHHHEEEIA
- a CDS encoding metal ABC transporter permease, translated to MTFADFWAQVVNFSDYGALLNLVRFSLVAAAVLGIAGGLIGVFVMQRDMAFAVHGISELSFAGAAAALLFGANVVAGSIAGSLVAAILIGMLGAKARDRNSIIGVLMPFGMGLGILFLALYTGRSANKFGLLTGQIISVDSEQLGLLIVISVVVLAALFVVWRPLTFDSLDPEVAAARGVPSRMLSLGFMVLLGLMVAVAVQIIGALLVMALLVTPAAAAMQVSSSPRLVPVLSMIFGFVSATGGVLLAIGGSLPISPYITTISFLIYLVCRVIGARRARGGRRSVGRASGAELITATPAGK
- the thrC gene encoding threonine synthase — encoded protein: MQYSSTRGHALGSYTDVILEGLASDGGLAVPGPLPQVDSALLESWRDLNFAELATAVIGLFANDIAEDDLARICRAAYDPAKFSSSEIVPVTALGDGLTLVGLSEGPTLAFKDIAMQFLGEALDFALTKSDGVLNILGATSGDTGSAAEYAIRGRERLSAFMLSPLGRMSEFQRAQMYSLQEPNIHNLVVDGVFDDCQELVKELLNDPEFKQAHNLGAMNSINFGRISAQIVYYFWSWLRVTDGVDAPERAHFEVSFSVPSGNFGNVLSGHYARMMGLPIRKLVVATNENNVLDDFFRTGIYRPRNAENTLATSSPSMDVSKASNLERFIFDLLGNDGERLRALWQQLGDDGFVDLTSQQSRFREEFGIVSGTSTHQDRINTIRSVFESTQVMLDPHTADGVTVAQAHVEPGIPMLVLETAKPAKFPDVIAEALGSIPTTDDAHRTMLDLPQHQIDMPADPNELRAYIAEHALHSRS
- the rpmB gene encoding 50S ribosomal protein L28, with translation MAATCQVTGAIPGFGHNISHSHRRTKRRFDPNIQKKTYYVPSLRRNVTLQLSAKGIKVIDARGIESVVKDLLARGEKI
- a CDS encoding Fur family transcriptional regulator, translating into MKRNTWQREAVRNALTQSEGFVSAQSLHTALREAGSSIGLATVYRALADLAGEGDADSLQQDGESLFRACTPDSHHHHLICRECGTTVEIKADAVEQWAKNVAAEHGFTDPHHIVDVFGLCPACSST
- a CDS encoding HU family DNA-binding protein: MADKSLNRTEFVAAVAAESGQSQAAVSGVVDAFFSVLSKSVGEGTKVSIPGWMAAERTFREARTGRNPQTGEAIEIKASHGVKLSAGSKLKAAAKG
- the rpmG gene encoding 50S ribosomal protein L33; amino-acid sequence: MAKAQDVRPIIKLRSTAGTGYTYVTRKNRRNNPDRLVLKKYDPVVRKHVEFREER
- a CDS encoding metal ABC transporter solute-binding protein, Zn/Mn family; the encoded protein is MSRFTTFRPRALTAGAVLAVSALTLAGCSTEAPVEEDGTISVVASTIVYGDLVSTLGGDAVTVTSLIDSAAQDPHSYEASARDQLAVSEAELVIVNGGGYDPFAEALYEAAGAGAILVTAVDESGLLDDEDHADEETDDDHSTDDGHDHIEGFNEHVWYSFHAMEHIAEHVTEELTSLSPDDADMFDTNLAGYLSDLADLEAQADTIAETAEGRGVAITEPVAVYLLQAVGLHNDTPSDFTEAIEEGTDVPPSALLEVLALVEDDHVALLAYNDQTSSPETERVRDAAVEAGLPVVSFTETLPEGSDYVEWMTSNLDALAEALA
- the rpsN gene encoding 30S ribosomal protein S14, whose protein sequence is MAKKSKIAKNEQRKVIVARYAERRLELKKALVDINGTDESREAARLGLQKLPRDASPIRVRGRDAIDGRPRGYLKQFGVSRVRFREMAHRGELPGITKSSW